The Microbacterium sp. LKL04 sequence CCCCCGCATGAACGAGGCGTCGTACGACATCGTCCTCATCGACGCCGACCCCGAGGGGGTCATCGAGTACGTGGAGCACGGCTTGCGTCTCGCGCGCGCCGGGGGCACCGTCCTCGTGCCGCGCGTCCTCGCCGGCGGGGCGGTGGCCGACCCGGTCAAGCGAGGACCCATCGAAAGCGCGTATCGGTCGCTGATCCAGGAGACGCAGGCCTCGCCCGCGGTCCTCGGCGCACTCTCGATCGTCGGTGAGGGTCTGCTCCAGCTGACCACCGTCGCCGAGCCGAACTGATCCGCCGTCGGAGCACGACGGAAAAGGCCGGCCCCGAGGGGCCGGCCTTTCGCATCGAACCGGGGTCAGGCGGCGCCGACGACCCCGCTGAGAACGCTGTGGAGTTCTTTCGCTTCGTCATCGTTCACCGAGACGACAAGTCGACCGCCCCCCTCGAGCGGAACACGCACGATGATGAGACGGCCCTCCTTGACGGCCTCCATAGGTCCGTCTCCGGTGCGCGGCTTCATGGCTGCCATTGTGGGGCTCCCTTTCGTCTTCGGCCTACCCCATTAGTCTACCTAATGGGGTGAACGCCTTCGGCGCGCGCGCGTCTCAGCGGACGCTTATCGTCACGGAATCCGGAAGAACGTGTCCCCGAGGGCGAGCATCTCGTGGATCCAGAGCCACTGAGCACCGAGGCAGAGCACGAGAACGCCGATCCGCCACCAGCGCGCCCGGGGCACCGCGACGGCCGCCGCGACGGGAGTCAGCGGGAGGAGCAGTCGGAACACGCTCGACTGCGGGAAGAACACCGCCAGCAGGTACACCAGATAGCTGGCCCCCCACAGCCGGATCTCGGGCCCGAGCCTGCGAACCTGCGGCGACCGGAGGAGGAACACTGCGGCGCCTGCCACGAGCAGGATGAGCACGACGGGCCCCCACAGGGCGGGGATGCCCCAGATGCCGAACCAGATGCCCGCTGCCTGGACGAATCCCGCGAAGGGCACGAAGTGCTCGTCCGATCCCACCCAGCTCCGGCGCCATGCGAGCTCGGTGTCGAGGTATGCAGAGGGGTCCCCCGTCACGACACCGGCGATCACCTGCCAGGAGAAGCCGACGACGGTGGCCAGCGCCCCCAGCGCGATGATGTGGACGATGTGCGACGTCGGCAGCGGATCCTGCCTGCGCTGGACCCACCGGTGTATGCCGTACAGCCCGAGGAGCAGCGCGAAAGCCAGCACCCCGGGCCGCGTGAAGCCCATCACGACGATGAGCGGATAGATCCACCCGAACTGCCGGCGCACGAGCGCCCAGAGGGCGAGGAACAGCCACAGCAGCAGGAGCGATTCCGCGTACCCCATCTGGAACAGGGCGGCGAGCGGACCGTTGGCGAAGAACACCACCGCCCACAGAGCCGCCGCGTCACCGATGCGATCGCGGAGCAGGAGGAACAGGACGAGGGATGCCGCGTACCCCGCGACGACGGCCAGCGCGATGGCGCCCGCGGGATAGCCGCCGAGGAGCGTGCCGAGGGCGCGCGCCATCCACGGGTACAGCGGCATGAAGGCCCAAGCGTTCTCGGTGACCTGGCCGGTGTCCGACACCGGGAGCTGGGCCGGGTAGCCGCGATCGGCGATGACCCAGTACCACTGGGAGTCCCATCCCATAGCGAGCGACGGGATCGTGGCATCCGGTCCGAATCGCGAGGTCGGGCCCGACAGCTCCGCGGCCGTCCAGAAGAAGAGGGTGGTGACCAGACGCGCCGAGATGTAGATCGCGGCGACCGTGCCGGCGACGAAGGCTGCGGTCCTCAGTCGCCGCTCAGCCATGCCCGCAGACCCCGCTCGACGTCCTCGATCTGCGAGAGCGGCACCCGCTCCTCGTCGTGGTGGGCGAGGGACGGGTCACCGGGGCCGTAGTTGACGGCGGGCACGCCCATCGCCGAGAACCGGGCGACGTCGGTCCAGCCGTATTTCGGCTTCGGCACCGCCCCGACGGCGGCGACGAATTCCTGCGCGAGCGGCGCGTCGAGCCCCGGACGGGCGCCCTCGGAGAGATCGACGATCTCGACCTCGAATCCGGCGAAGACGTCCCGCACGTGCGCAGCGGCGGCCGCGGCATCCTTGTTCGGGGCGAAGCGGTAGTTGACGTCGACCTCGCACGCGTCGGGGATCACATTGCCCGCGATCCCCCCACGGATCGCGACTGCGTTGAGTCCCTCGCGGTACAGGAGCCCGTCGACCTCGATCTCGCGGGGCCGGTACTCCGCGAGCCGACTGAGGACGGGCGCGGCCTTATGGATCGCGTTCTCACCGATCCAGGCACGGGCGCTGTGCGCGCGGACGCCGGAGGTGCGCACGACGGCGCGGAGCGTTCCGTTGCAGCCGCCCTCGACCTCGCCGTTCGAGGGCTCGCCGAGGATCGCGAAGTCCGCCTCGAAGAGGTCGGGGCGGGATGCCGCGAGCCGGTTCAGCCCGTTCAGATCGGCCGCGACCTCCTCGTGGTCGTACCACATCCAGGTGATGTCGACCCGGGGGTCGGTGAGTTCCGCGGCGAGCTTCAGTTGCACCGCGACGCCTGCCTTCATGTCGACGGTGCCGCGGCCCCACAGGAAGGCCTCGCCGTCCACGTCGATGTCCCGGGTCGGGACGTTCGCGTTGATCGGCACGGTGTCGATGTGCCCGGCGATCGCCACGCGCTGCGCGCGACCGAGGGAGGTGCGAGCGACGATCGTGTCGCCGTCGCGGTGCACCTCGAGGTGCGGCAGTGCCGAGACGGCCTCGAAGATCGCGTCGGCGAGGACGATCTCATCGTCGGACACGCTGGGGATGTCGCAGATGGTGCGCGTCAGATCGACGGCGCTGGAGCGAAGGTCGAGCCGGGGCATGACGTCGAGTCTAACGACGGGCCGATAGCCTGGAATCATGAGCGACGCGCGGTGGGTATGGGGTATCGGTCTGGCGACGACGAGCGAGAACGGCACGGTGCTCGACACGTGGTACCCGGCTCCCGCCTCGGGCCGCGCACCCTCCCACGCCGACACGAGTGAGCTCGCCGCCTTCGCCGGGCCGGACGAACGCCGCGGCGTCACCGTCGATGTCGTCATCGTCGAGATCGACCTCGACGCCGCACCCGCCGGCACGTCCGATGCCTACCTGCGTCTCCACGCCCTCTCCCACCTCCTGGTGGCACCGAACGAGCTGAACCTCACCGGCGTCTTCGGTCACCTGCCGAACGTCGCCTGGACGAGCGCCGGTCCCGTCCACCCCGACGACATCACGCGTCTGCGTCCGGGGCTGCAGCGCGCCGGGATCCAGGTCAGCGGTCTCGACAAGTTCCCCCGGCTCACCGACTACGTCGTGCCGGCGGGAGTTCGGATCGCGGATGCCTCCCGGGTGCGCCTGGGCGCGCACCTCGCACCCGGCACGACGGTGATGCACGAGGGCTTCGT is a genomic window containing:
- a CDS encoding DUF3117 domain-containing protein, whose amino-acid sequence is MAAMKPRTGDGPMEAVKEGRLIIVRVPLEGGGRLVVSVNDDEAKELHSVLSGVVGAA
- the dapE gene encoding succinyl-diaminopimelate desuccinylase produces the protein MPRLDLRSSAVDLTRTICDIPSVSDDEIVLADAIFEAVSALPHLEVHRDGDTIVARTSLGRAQRVAIAGHIDTVPINANVPTRDIDVDGEAFLWGRGTVDMKAGVAVQLKLAAELTDPRVDITWMWYDHEEVAADLNGLNRLAASRPDLFEADFAILGEPSNGEVEGGCNGTLRAVVRTSGVRAHSARAWIGENAIHKAAPVLSRLAEYRPREIEVDGLLYREGLNAVAIRGGIAGNVIPDACEVDVNYRFAPNKDAAAAAAHVRDVFAGFEVEIVDLSEGARPGLDAPLAQEFVAAVGAVPKPKYGWTDVARFSAMGVPAVNYGPGDPSLAHHDEERVPLSQIEDVERGLRAWLSGD
- the dapD gene encoding 2,3,4,5-tetrahydropyridine-2,6-dicarboxylate N-succinyltransferase; this encodes MSDARWVWGIGLATTSENGTVLDTWYPAPASGRAPSHADTSELAAFAGPDERRGVTVDVVIVEIDLDAAPAGTSDAYLRLHALSHLLVAPNELNLTGVFGHLPNVAWTSAGPVHPDDITRLRPGLQRAGIQVSGLDKFPRLTDYVVPAGVRIADASRVRLGAHLAPGTTVMHEGFVNFNAGTLGASMVEGRISQGVVVGDGSDIGGGASIMGTLSGGGDHRVSIGRRTLLGANAGIGISLGDDCIVEAGLYVTAGTKIILAGESARHDGTRPTAKGAELSGHDGILFRRNSLTGAVEAVRRDGVGVTLNADLHA